The DNA segment TTGGCGCCGTGCTTGGTGCGGGTGAAGATCAGCACCTGCCGCCAGTCGCCCTGAAGGATCAGATGCGAAAGGAGCGAGCGCTTGGCGTCACGTGCCACCGGATGGACCACCTGGGTCACTGTCTCGGCGGCGGTGTTGCGCGGGGCGACCTCGATGCGCAGCGGGTCGCGCAGCAGACCGACGGCCAGTTGCTCGATCTCGCGTGAATAGGTGGCCGAGAACAGCAGGTTCTGACGTTTGGACGGCAGCAGCTTGAGCACGCGGCGGATGTCGTGGATAAAGCCCATGTCGAGCATGCGGTCGGCTTCGTCCAGGACGAAGAATTCGATCTTGGACAGATCGACATGGCCCTGACCGACGTGGTCGAGCAGCCGGCCCGGCGTGGCGACCAGGATATCGACACCGCGACGCAGGGCCGTGGTCTGGGGCACCATGCCGACGCCGCCGAAGATCTGGAGCGCGCGCAGCGGCAGATGCTGACCATGGGTGCTGACGCTCTCGCCGACCTGGGCCGCGAGTTCGCGGGTCGGAGTCAGGACCAGGGCGCGCGGGGCACGCTGACGCGGGTCGGACTGACTCAGCAGATGCAGCATCGGCAGGGTGAAGGCGGCGGTCTTGCCGGTGCCGGTCTGGGCGGCGGCGAGCACGTCGCGGCGGGCCAGGACGGCGGGAATGGCTTTGGATTGGATCGGCGTGGGCTGAGTGTAGCCCTGCGCAGCGATCGCGCGCAGCAGTTCGGCCGAGAGGCCGAGCGCGGAAAACGACATGAATGCTCCTGGGTCGGCCTACCCAGGAATACTCGTCTGGGCCGGTCTAGGCGTAGGGTACGTGAGAGTCGCGACGGGTGAACCTTGGGCGGGAGATCAACCGAGAGACGGGCCGCGCCGACCGGATGGCGCGTGGTGTATGAGCCGCTACCATACGCGAATCCCCGGCGAATGCAACCGTTATTTTCGACGCGGTTCAATGGGTACGGAACTCCAAGACTGGAGCCGAGCAGACGGCTGAGCTATTTTAAGCAGTCCGTGCAGCGCCCGGGATGGTCCCGGACGCACCGGACCCGACCCCCCGAGGTTCCTCGATACCATGGCTGATCTCGACACCCCCCGTTCCGCCTATCCCATCACCCGTATGCGCCGGATGCGCCGCGACGACTTCTCGCGCCGCCTGATGCGCGAGACCACTCTGACGCCCAACGACCTGATCTGGCCGGTGTTCGTGCTCGAAGGCCAGGGGCAGCGCGAGTCGGTGCCCTCGATGCCGGGCGTGGAGCGTCTGAGCATCGATCTGTTGATCGAGGCGGCGCGCGAGGCCCATCAACTCGGCATTCCGGTGATGGCGCTGTTCCCGGTCACGCCGATGGAAGTCAAGTCGCTCGATGCACGCGAGGCGTTCAATCCGGATGGGCTGGCGCAACGTGCGGTGCGTGCGCTCAAGGAGGCCGTGCCCGAGCTGGGTGTGATGACCGATGTCGCGCTCGATCCCTTCACCACCCACGGCCAGGACGGTCTGATCGACGAGGCCGGCTATGTGATGAACGACGAGACGGTCGACGTGCTGGTGCGTCAGGCCGTCTCGCACGCCGAGGCCGGGGCCGACATCGTCGCGCCCTCGGACATGATGGACGGTCGCATCGGCGCAGTGCGCGCGGCGCTCGAAGCCGCCGGCCACATCCACACCCGCATCATGGCCTACTCGGCCAAGTATGCCT comes from the Allochromatium tepidum genome and includes:
- a CDS encoding DEAD/DEAH box helicase yields the protein MSFSALGLSAELLRAIAAQGYTQPTPIQSKAIPAVLARRDVLAAAQTGTGKTAAFTLPMLHLLSQSDPRQRAPRALVLTPTRELAAQVGESVSTHGQHLPLRALQIFGGVGMVPQTTALRRGVDILVATPGRLLDHVGQGHVDLSKIEFFVLDEADRMLDMGFIHDIRRVLKLLPSKRQNLLFSATYSREIEQLAVGLLRDPLRIEVAPRNTAAETVTQVVHPVARDAKRSLLSHLILQGDWRQVLIFTRTKHGANRLAEQLGRDGITAAAIHGNKSQGARTRALADFKAGSLRALVATDIAARGLDIDRLPHVVNFELPNVPEDYVHRIGRTGRAGSDGTAVSLISPDERGLLAGIERVLGRRIDVQRIDGFEERGSTDETLQADLRRQSQSLRKHHARPRSDGRDQNGNRAQTRHPRSHARKPGGRSGSSRPRATV
- the hemB gene encoding porphobilinogen synthase, with translation MADLDTPRSAYPITRMRRMRRDDFSRRLMRETTLTPNDLIWPVFVLEGQGQRESVPSMPGVERLSIDLLIEAAREAHQLGIPVMALFPVTPMEVKSLDAREAFNPDGLAQRAVRALKEAVPELGVMTDVALDPFTTHGQDGLIDEAGYVMNDETVDVLVRQAVSHAEAGADIVAPSDMMDGRIGAVRAALEAAGHIHTRIMAYSAKYASSYYGPFRDAVGSAANLGTGNKYTYQMDPANSNEAIHEVALDLAEGADMVMVKPGMPYLDIVRRIKDQFGAPTFVYHVSGEYAMLKAASMNGWLNEKAVVLEAMVSMKRAGADGILTYYAKDIARWLAE